The following are encoded together in the Myxococcales bacterium genome:
- a CDS encoding TlpA family protein disulfide reductase, with protein sequence MFVASRRDLLGLCLASLWCGCAAGSGRAPPASAPSPLLGKPLPTIKRRTLTGESLDSNALAGRVVVVKFFAEYCAPCKKTLPAAQAAHVARPEVTFIGVSEDEHSSTAEDMVRLFALSFPVIHDSGQVLSGRFRVSDLPATFVAGKDGIVRWVGGEHQDESALGDAIDQALR encoded by the coding sequence ATGTTCGTGGCCTCTCGGCGTGACCTGCTCGGATTGTGCCTCGCCTCACTGTGGTGTGGCTGCGCGGCCGGCAGCGGGCGAGCCCCCCCCGCGTCGGCGCCGAGCCCCCTGCTCGGCAAACCGCTTCCGACCATCAAACGGCGCACCTTGACCGGCGAGTCACTCGACAGCAACGCGCTGGCCGGGCGCGTCGTGGTCGTGAAGTTCTTCGCCGAGTACTGCGCGCCCTGCAAGAAGACACTCCCCGCCGCCCAAGCAGCCCACGTAGCGCGCCCGGAGGTGACGTTCATCGGTGTGTCCGAGGACGAACACTCCTCCACGGCCGAAGACATGGTGCGGCTCTTCGCGCTGTCGTTTCCCGTCATCCACGACTCGGGCCAGGTGCTGTCGGGCCGATTCCGTGTGAGCGATCTGCCCGCGACGTTCGTGGCAGGCAAGGACGGCATCGTGCGCTGGGTCGGCGGCGAGCATCAGGACGAGAGCGCGCTCGGCGACGCCATCGACCAGGCTTTGCGCTGA
- the glpK gene encoding glycerol kinase GlpK: MTLHILAIDQGTTGSTALVMDTKGRTLGRANREFAQHFPEPGRVEHDPEEIWSSVVESVRDALSNAAVRGEQIGAVGITNQRETVVLWDRKTDRPIHRAVVWQDRRTTERCAALKLEGHEARVREVTGLVLDPYFSGTKLEWLLDHVDGARARAERGELAFGTIDCFLVHRLGGGAAKAAPHVTDVTNASRTLLMDLSSRTWSAEMCALLRVPAGVLPKIVPSAGEIGRTAGVPGLPDGIAISGMAGDQQAALFGQACFTPGDAKCTYGTGAFVLVNAGSAPVQSRSGLISTMGWQIGNEVVYALEGSSFIAGAAVQWLRDGLGLIHTAKEIESLAESVSTSDGVSFVPALAGLGAPYWDPGARGLISGLTRGTTRAHLARATLEGIAFSVNDLLGAMSDDLGKPLARMRVDGGAAANDLLMQFQSDVGRLVVERPSELESTARGAAMLAGLGAGLFRTGGEASQMVKVERTFHPVMTESEREARVSGWRDAVRRARSA, encoded by the coding sequence GTGACTTTGCACATTCTCGCCATCGATCAGGGCACGACCGGATCCACCGCGCTCGTGATGGACACCAAGGGACGCACCCTCGGCCGAGCCAACCGAGAGTTTGCCCAACATTTTCCCGAGCCCGGCCGGGTCGAGCACGACCCGGAGGAGATTTGGTCGAGCGTCGTCGAGAGTGTGCGCGACGCGTTGTCCAACGCCGCTGTGCGCGGGGAGCAGATCGGCGCGGTAGGGATCACCAACCAGCGCGAGACGGTCGTGCTCTGGGACCGGAAGACGGACCGTCCGATCCATCGGGCCGTCGTCTGGCAGGACCGCCGTACGACGGAGCGCTGCGCAGCGCTCAAGCTGGAGGGACACGAGGCGCGTGTGCGTGAGGTCACCGGCCTGGTGCTCGATCCATATTTCTCTGGCACCAAGCTCGAGTGGTTGCTCGATCACGTGGACGGGGCGCGAGCTCGCGCTGAGCGAGGTGAGCTCGCCTTCGGCACCATCGACTGTTTCCTGGTTCACCGACTCGGTGGTGGCGCGGCGAAGGCGGCGCCGCATGTCACGGACGTCACGAACGCATCGCGCACCTTGTTGATGGACCTCTCCTCGCGCACGTGGAGCGCGGAGATGTGCGCGCTCTTGCGAGTCCCCGCCGGCGTGCTGCCGAAGATCGTCCCTTCGGCCGGCGAGATCGGCCGCACGGCTGGCGTGCCGGGTTTGCCGGATGGCATCGCCATCTCGGGCATGGCGGGCGACCAGCAGGCGGCGCTGTTCGGTCAGGCCTGCTTCACTCCCGGCGACGCCAAGTGCACCTACGGTACCGGTGCGTTCGTGCTGGTGAACGCCGGCTCGGCGCCCGTCCAGAGCCGCTCGGGTCTCATCTCCACCATGGGCTGGCAGATCGGAAACGAGGTGGTTTACGCGCTCGAAGGCAGCTCTTTCATCGCTGGAGCGGCGGTTCAGTGGCTGCGCGACGGCCTCGGCCTCATACACACGGCCAAGGAGATCGAGAGTCTGGCCGAGAGCGTTTCCACCAGTGACGGCGTCTCGTTCGTCCCCGCCCTGGCGGGGCTCGGCGCACCCTACTGGGATCCCGGCGCGCGGGGGCTGATCTCGGGTCTGACCCGGGGCACGACCCGAGCGCACCTCGCCCGCGCAACCCTCGAGGGCATCGCGTTCTCGGTGAACGACCTCCTGGGCGCGATGAGTGACGACCTGGGGAAACCGCTCGCGCGCATGCGGGTCGATGGAGGCGCGGCTGCCAACGACCTCCTGATGCAATTCCAGAGCGATGTCGGGCGACTCGTCGTCGAGCGCCCCAGCGAGCTCGAGTCGACGGCGCGTGGAGCCGCTATGCTCGCCGGCCTGGGAGCGGGACTATTTCGCACGGGCGGCGAGGCGAGCCAAATGGTGAAGGTGGAACGAACGTTTCACCCTGTGATGACCGAGAGCGAGCGTGAGGCACGCGTTTCGGGTTGGCGCGACGCAGTGCGGCGCGCTCGGAGCGCATGA
- a CDS encoding benzoyl-CoA-dihydrodiol lyase, with translation MDPIRFETHPDAYRRYKLGFDGPVATLAMDVPEDAGVQGDYVLKLNSYDLGVDIELADAIQRIRFEHPEVKTLVVTSAKDRIFCSGANIYMLGSSTHAFKVNFCKFTNETRLYLEDMAAESGIPTIAALNGTASGGGYELAMACEHIILTEDGNSAVSLPEVPLLGVLPGTGGLTRLVDKRKVRRDLADAFSTVAEGVRGKRAVEWRLVDQSVPKSKFDASVKATAERFAAEAKERKGPGVALPPLDPERSDAGIKYRHVTVTIEADKRVATLTVSAPASSQPKTADELRKAGADAWALRAFRELDDALLDLRFNHLEIGLIVLETTGDPARVLESDQNLAELAKSDWFAKEVLLHQKRVLKRLDLSARSTFAIIRPGSAFAGSLFELALSADRSFMLDADNGPSVQLSPLNFRGLPMSNGLTRLETRFLATPERVTELKAKDGAIGTAAALELGLVTFAPDDIDWDDEVRIAIEERAAFSPDALTGMEASLRFAGPETMETKIFGRLSAWQNWIFQRPNAVGPKGALTVYGSPERPVFDYRRT, from the coding sequence ATGGACCCCATCCGCTTCGAGACCCACCCGGACGCGTACCGCCGTTACAAGCTCGGGTTCGACGGCCCGGTCGCCACCTTGGCCATGGATGTGCCCGAGGATGCCGGCGTCCAGGGCGACTACGTGCTGAAGCTCAACAGCTACGATCTAGGCGTCGACATCGAGCTGGCCGACGCGATCCAGCGCATCCGATTCGAGCACCCGGAGGTGAAGACTTTGGTGGTGACCAGCGCGAAGGATCGCATCTTCTGCTCCGGCGCGAACATCTACATGCTGGGCAGCTCGACCCATGCCTTCAAGGTCAACTTCTGCAAGTTCACCAACGAGACCCGACTCTACCTCGAGGACATGGCGGCCGAGAGCGGGATCCCGACCATCGCGGCCCTGAACGGCACCGCCAGTGGCGGCGGCTACGAGCTGGCCATGGCCTGTGAGCACATCATCTTGACCGAGGACGGCAACAGCGCGGTCAGCCTGCCGGAGGTCCCGCTGCTCGGAGTACTACCGGGGACGGGCGGGCTCACGCGTTTGGTCGACAAACGCAAGGTGCGCAGGGACCTCGCGGACGCCTTCAGCACGGTGGCCGAGGGTGTGCGCGGCAAGCGCGCCGTCGAGTGGCGCTTGGTCGACCAGAGTGTACCGAAGAGCAAGTTCGACGCTTCGGTAAAGGCGACAGCGGAGCGCTTCGCGGCGGAGGCCAAGGAGCGGAAAGGACCAGGCGTCGCGCTGCCGCCGCTCGACCCTGAGCGCTCCGACGCTGGGATCAAGTATCGACACGTGACGGTGACCATCGAGGCGGACAAACGCGTCGCTACCCTGACGGTGAGTGCCCCGGCGAGCTCGCAGCCGAAGACGGCGGACGAGCTCAGAAAGGCCGGCGCCGACGCCTGGGCGCTCCGGGCCTTCCGAGAGCTCGACGACGCGCTGCTCGACCTGCGCTTCAACCACCTGGAAATCGGCCTGATCGTCCTCGAGACCACGGGGGATCCGGCCCGGGTGCTCGAGAGCGACCAGAACCTCGCAGAGCTCGCCAAGAGCGACTGGTTCGCCAAGGAAGTCTTGTTGCACCAGAAGCGCGTGCTGAAACGCCTCGACCTCTCCGCGCGCAGCACGTTTGCCATCATTCGACCGGGCTCGGCGTTCGCCGGCTCCCTGTTCGAGCTGGCCTTGTCCGCCGATCGCTCGTTCATGCTGGACGCCGACAACGGACCGTCAGTTCAACTCTCACCGCTCAACTTCCGCGGCCTCCCGATGTCGAACGGCCTCACTCGACTGGAGACGCGATTCCTTGCCACACCCGAACGGGTCACCGAGCTCAAAGCCAAGGATGGCGCGATCGGGACCGCCGCCGCGCTCGAGCTCGGGCTGGTGACGTTCGCGCCCGACGACATCGACTGGGACGACGAGGTTCGGATCGCCATCGAGGAGCGAGCCGCGTTCTCTCCCGACGCCCTGACCGGAATGGAAGCCAGCCTGCGGTTTGCCGGCCCGGAGACCATGGAGACCAAGATCTTCGGCCGCTTGAGCGCCTGGCAGAACTGGATTTTCCAGCGCCCCAACGCCGTTGGCCCGAAGGGTGCGCTCACGGTCTACGGCTCTCCGGAGCGCCCGGTGTTCGACTACCGGAGAACCTGA
- a CDS encoding FHA domain-containing protein, with product MPRLLLATPEGQQVVELRAFNSLGRHPSNTIQLLDKIVSKEHCIVERRGNEFVLKDLGSLNGTYINGERVQTAGEQMLRHGDDIALGSTRARFDDGSGKPIAPPVWSPVPAPGAPGAPPMTPAGAAPPAWQPAVPVHSSVPPASHQRPVPMSAIPATTPASPPGIPRAPISVQGPGSVTGQAQYQPYDRTPTLDDPEPVALPPLNSTRVDMNDQSRAIGTQIAATQKGFLPYEQLATNTPQLAADYERLRLSHELSREIAMERDLRVLLNKILLTIFKCVRADRGVIFLRDSTGDLRPGASLRRDGTDSPISVSSTIMNHVIKERATVLTHDAAMDFAASKGKSMILNRISSAIVAPLLHNEDILGVMWLDSETLAQFQPKDMEIVTAIAAQAAMFIEINILGKKIEQEIVNRERFSRLLSPNIAQRVLSGELEVKKGGQLVAECTVFNSDIRGFTRMSEGAEPEMIVEMLNEYFEEMVEILFKFEGTLDKFMGDGIMALWGAPVAHPDDAPRSVACAIEQMEALGRFNRLRVADNRPPLGIGIGIHTGPLVAGYIGSSLALSYTVIGDVANTSARLCGIATPGQIIVSEKTLERLNGKFEYQELPPAHLKGKGKPFRVFNIIGNVAQVQVPASVG from the coding sequence ATGCCGCGCTTGCTTCTCGCCACGCCGGAAGGCCAACAGGTGGTCGAGCTGCGCGCGTTCAATTCGCTGGGGCGTCATCCGAGCAACACGATTCAGCTCTTGGACAAGATCGTCTCCAAGGAGCACTGCATCGTCGAGCGTCGTGGCAACGAATTCGTGCTCAAAGATCTGGGCAGCCTCAACGGCACCTACATCAACGGCGAGCGAGTGCAGACCGCAGGCGAGCAAATGCTTCGGCACGGCGACGACATCGCCCTGGGCAGCACCCGCGCCCGCTTCGACGACGGCTCCGGTAAGCCGATCGCACCACCGGTCTGGTCGCCGGTCCCTGCACCCGGCGCACCCGGCGCGCCGCCAATGACCCCAGCTGGCGCCGCACCCCCGGCGTGGCAGCCCGCCGTACCGGTACACTCCAGCGTGCCACCTGCATCTCATCAGCGCCCGGTGCCGATGAGCGCGATCCCGGCGACCACCCCGGCCAGCCCGCCGGGCATCCCGCGGGCTCCGATCTCGGTGCAAGGTCCGGGGAGTGTCACCGGCCAGGCGCAGTACCAACCGTACGATCGTACGCCGACGTTGGATGACCCCGAGCCGGTCGCGCTGCCGCCGCTGAACTCGACGCGCGTCGACATGAACGACCAGTCACGCGCGATCGGCACCCAGATTGCCGCGACACAAAAGGGGTTTCTGCCGTACGAGCAGCTGGCGACGAACACCCCGCAGCTGGCCGCCGACTACGAACGCCTGCGGCTGAGCCACGAGCTCTCGCGCGAGATCGCCATGGAGCGCGATCTGAGGGTGCTGCTCAACAAGATCTTGCTGACGATCTTCAAGTGTGTGCGCGCCGATCGCGGCGTGATCTTTCTCCGAGACAGCACCGGCGATCTGCGCCCGGGGGCGAGCCTCCGGCGCGATGGGACGGATTCACCGATCAGCGTCTCGTCGACGATCATGAACCACGTGATCAAGGAGCGCGCGACCGTCTTGACCCACGACGCGGCGATGGATTTCGCGGCGTCCAAGGGCAAGAGCATGATTCTGAACCGAATCAGCTCGGCCATCGTGGCCCCGTTGCTCCACAACGAGGACATCCTCGGCGTGATGTGGCTCGACAGCGAGACCCTGGCTCAGTTCCAGCCGAAGGACATGGAGATCGTCACGGCCATCGCCGCTCAGGCCGCGATGTTCATCGAAATCAACATCCTCGGAAAGAAGATCGAGCAAGAGATCGTCAACCGCGAACGTTTTAGCCGCCTGCTCTCCCCGAACATCGCGCAGCGGGTGCTGTCGGGTGAGCTCGAGGTCAAAAAGGGCGGCCAGTTGGTGGCAGAATGCACGGTCTTCAACTCGGATATCCGCGGCTTCACCCGCATGAGCGAGGGCGCGGAGCCAGAGATGATCGTCGAGATGCTGAACGAGTACTTCGAGGAGATGGTCGAGATCTTGTTCAAGTTCGAGGGCACTCTCGACAAGTTCATGGGCGACGGGATCATGGCCCTCTGGGGTGCGCCGGTGGCCCACCCGGACGATGCCCCGCGCTCGGTGGCCTGCGCCATCGAGCAGATGGAAGCGCTTGGACGCTTCAACCGCCTGCGGGTCGCCGACAACCGACCACCGCTCGGCATCGGCATCGGCATCCACACCGGCCCCCTGGTCGCAGGCTACATCGGCAGCTCGCTCGCACTCTCGTACACGGTCATCGGCGATGTCGCGAACACGAGCGCACGCCTGTGTGGCATTGCCACACCGGGACAGATCATCGTCAGCGAAAAGACGCTCGAGCGCCTGAACGGCAAGTTCGAATACCAGGAGCTGCCTCCGGCCCACCTCAAGGGCAAGGGCAAACCCTTCCGGGTGTTCAACATCATCGGCAACGTCGCCCAGGTCCAAGTCCCCGCGTCCGTCGGCTGA
- a CDS encoding serine/threonine protein kinase — translation MSAASAYAELRDGSKLGPYQLLVAVAQGGMARVWAARHLPTGRLVAVKTIRPELAENATYQRLFSDEARFAAAVRHPNVCEVFGLSEAGGVLFIAMEWVEGESLARILKPTRDDPVRPVDPRIAARIIAECAEALHAAHEVRAEDGSLVRIVHADVSPQNLMLTTSGQAKLVDFGVARAVASRKPGDFPQLDGKAAYMAPEHAAGKRLSRLSDVFTLGVCLYEISTGVRPFATGNREATIERLLKGEFPPPSDVVPDYPTALERVLRRAMAMEPAHRYPSALRLKAALEEFITYSGPALGAADLAEFVIQRAGAIISERETVIRNSLSGR, via the coding sequence ATGAGCGCTGCTTCCGCCTACGCCGAGCTTCGCGATGGGTCGAAGCTCGGGCCCTACCAGCTACTGGTCGCCGTTGCCCAGGGAGGCATGGCGCGGGTGTGGGCGGCGCGCCACCTGCCCACCGGTCGTCTGGTCGCGGTGAAGACGATTCGGCCGGAGCTGGCAGAGAACGCAACTTACCAGCGGCTCTTCTCGGATGAGGCTCGGTTCGCCGCTGCCGTGCGCCACCCCAATGTGTGTGAGGTGTTCGGCCTGAGTGAAGCCGGTGGTGTGCTCTTCATCGCGATGGAATGGGTCGAGGGCGAGAGTCTGGCGCGCATCCTGAAGCCGACGCGCGACGATCCGGTGCGGCCGGTGGACCCGCGCATCGCAGCAAGGATCATCGCCGAGTGCGCCGAGGCACTGCACGCCGCCCACGAGGTGAGGGCGGAAGACGGCAGCCTGGTGCGCATCGTGCACGCCGACGTGTCACCTCAGAATCTGATGCTCACCACTTCCGGCCAGGCAAAACTCGTCGATTTCGGCGTGGCCCGCGCCGTCGCCAGCCGAAAGCCCGGAGACTTTCCGCAGCTCGACGGCAAGGCGGCCTACATGGCGCCGGAGCACGCGGCGGGCAAACGCCTGAGTCGCCTCTCGGACGTCTTCACGCTGGGTGTCTGCCTGTACGAGATCTCGACCGGCGTCCGCCCGTTCGCCACGGGCAACCGGGAGGCCACCATCGAGCGCCTGCTCAAGGGTGAGTTCCCGCCCCCGAGCGACGTCGTGCCGGACTATCCCACGGCCCTCGAGCGGGTCTTGCGCCGCGCGATGGCCATGGAACCCGCTCACCGATACCCGTCGGCGCTGCGTCTGAAAGCAGCGCTGGAAGAGTTCATCACCTACTCCGGTCCGGCACTCGGCGCCGCCGACCTGGCCGAGTTCGTGATCCAGCGTGCCGGCGCCATCATCTCGGAGCGAGAGACGGTGATCAGAAATAGCCTGAGCGGGCGCTAG
- a CDS encoding sulfatase-like hydrolase/transferase, whose protein sequence is MPRAVRWVLAGLFALQFFTLDLVLRGPRLSLLSGLSSVLAWGGLALAARPAWSKLALALLAGVLLALQLSFFRHYHTFLDVDAARAARRMWTDVAPVVWAKLPSFVFMSGLLALGELACLYRAAVWAPKPALRLGLVGCMLLPFVSPTPDATAFAAARVLGQSEPARTAGSVHVDELPTRREHLPHVLFLLTESVRASDYCGLPSQACPTAPETAALLPERIALNQLRSLGSYTAIAVNALFAGRMPQSTRERVASTPLCFDFARAVRLGRLRPRVHYWSAQTDSLFERSDVRDAVDSFVTLDELYGRRVSGVQEVMDEGADGLLADYAERTLPSLDGPIFLTVHWSGTHAPYYLDKTRAPFTPYRRVAIWTGLDELHNAYKNAIHAQDVSVARVVRAFLSRVGSEPWLVLFTSDHGEAFGEHKAILHGQNVYEEQIHVPGFVAFGNGALEPAQIEALAAHRDETVTHLDLLPTLLDAWGVWDSFTLSGHKKQLEGQSLLRALERPRSALPVTNCTPWFPCPLANWGVLGIEHALVSQAWDDGWRCVELRSGREGVSMHEAECEQLAQASRTLWPTLPNGRPNR, encoded by the coding sequence ATGCCGCGCGCCGTACGCTGGGTCCTCGCTGGGCTCTTCGCGCTGCAGTTCTTCACGCTCGACTTGGTGCTGCGCGGCCCGCGCCTCAGCCTGCTCAGCGGGCTCTCGAGTGTGCTCGCCTGGGGTGGCCTCGCCCTGGCGGCGCGGCCGGCATGGTCCAAGCTGGCGCTCGCGCTGCTGGCCGGCGTGCTGCTGGCCTTGCAGCTGTCGTTCTTCCGGCACTACCACACGTTTCTGGACGTGGACGCGGCGCGGGCCGCACGGCGCATGTGGACCGACGTCGCCCCGGTCGTCTGGGCGAAGCTGCCGAGCTTCGTTTTCATGTCGGGCCTGCTCGCGCTCGGTGAGCTCGCTTGTTTGTACCGGGCCGCGGTCTGGGCGCCAAAGCCGGCGCTGAGGCTCGGCTTGGTGGGCTGTATGCTCCTGCCGTTCGTGAGCCCAACGCCCGACGCGACAGCGTTCGCGGCGGCGCGCGTGCTCGGCCAGAGCGAGCCCGCGCGCACGGCCGGGAGTGTGCATGTGGACGAGCTGCCAACGCGGCGCGAGCACCTGCCTCACGTGCTGTTCCTGCTCACCGAGAGTGTGCGCGCGAGCGACTACTGCGGGCTGCCCTCGCAGGCGTGTCCAACCGCGCCGGAGACCGCAGCCCTTCTGCCCGAGCGCATCGCGCTGAACCAGCTCCGGAGCCTGGGGAGCTACACGGCCATCGCCGTCAACGCCCTGTTCGCCGGGCGCATGCCACAGAGCACACGCGAACGGGTCGCCTCGACACCCCTCTGTTTCGACTTCGCGCGCGCAGTTCGGCTGGGTCGCCTCAGACCCCGCGTGCACTACTGGTCGGCGCAGACGGATTCGCTATTCGAACGCAGCGACGTTCGCGACGCCGTCGATTCGTTCGTCACCCTCGACGAGCTCTACGGTCGACGAGTGAGCGGTGTACAAGAGGTCATGGACGAGGGGGCCGACGGGCTCTTGGCCGACTACGCTGAGCGCACTCTACCCAGCCTGGATGGCCCAATATTCCTGACGGTTCACTGGTCGGGCACCCACGCGCCCTACTACCTGGACAAAACCCGTGCGCCGTTCACACCCTACCGCCGCGTCGCGATCTGGACCGGACTCGACGAACTGCACAACGCCTACAAGAACGCCATCCATGCCCAGGACGTCAGCGTGGCACGGGTGGTGCGCGCGTTTCTCTCGCGGGTGGGGAGCGAGCCGTGGCTCGTGCTCTTCACGAGTGATCACGGCGAGGCCTTCGGGGAGCACAAGGCGATCCTTCACGGGCAGAACGTGTACGAAGAGCAAATCCACGTTCCGGGCTTCGTGGCGTTCGGCAATGGCGCGCTCGAGCCCGCGCAAATCGAAGCCCTCGCCGCACACCGCGACGAGACCGTCACCCACCTGGATCTGCTCCCCACCTTGCTCGACGCTTGGGGAGTCTGGGATTCGTTCACGTTGTCCGGCCACAAGAAGCAGCTCGAGGGACAGAGTCTGCTCAGAGCCCTCGAACGGCCGCGCAGCGCCCTACCCGTGACCAACTGCACGCCGTGGTTCCCCTGCCCGCTTGCCAACTGGGGCGTGCTCGGAATTGAACACGCACTCGTGTCGCAGGCCTGGGACGATGGTTGGCGCTGTGTCGAGCTCCGGAGCGGCCGAGAGGGCGTGTCGATGCACGAAGCGGAATGCGAGCAGCTGGCTCAGGCGTCACGGACGCTGTGGCCGACCCTGCCCAATGGGCGCCCCAATCGCTGA
- a CDS encoding DUF302 domain-containing protein, giving the protein MPAEYALTRATPHLTQSAAIERVKELLATEGFGVLTSIDVAATLEAKLGVLREPYVILGACNPALAHRALSAEPALGVLLPCNVDVYQLDGSTVVQAINPRKQFELVANPAVTGIADEVAVKLERVLAAL; this is encoded by the coding sequence ATGCCAGCCGAATATGCCCTGACGCGTGCCACCCCCCACTTGACTCAGAGCGCGGCCATCGAGCGCGTGAAGGAGCTGCTCGCGACCGAAGGGTTCGGGGTTCTGACCTCGATTGACGTGGCGGCGACGCTCGAGGCGAAGCTGGGTGTCCTGCGCGAGCCGTACGTGATTCTCGGCGCCTGCAACCCAGCGCTCGCACACCGAGCGCTCAGCGCGGAACCAGCGCTGGGAGTGCTCCTGCCGTGCAACGTCGACGTGTACCAGCTCGATGGCAGCACCGTCGTGCAGGCCATCAACCCGCGCAAACAGTTCGAGCTCGTCGCGAACCCGGCGGTGACTGGGATCGCCGACGAGGTGGCTGTCAAACTGGAGCGGGTGCTCGCAGCGCTCTGA
- a CDS encoding cation diffusion facilitator family transporter has translation MSGHGDSKKAVVAAMAANAAIAVAKFVAAFFSGSITMLAEGVHSVADTANQGLLLVGMGLSERRDPERYPLGRAKERYFWAFIVALMLFFLGGVYAIYEGVHKLREPAHAPGSQLIPVVVLAISIVLEGTSFVVAFREFRQQKGDRSFRDALFEARDPTIPVVLLEDTGALVGLFIALVSVILTWVTGSSIADSVGSIVIGALLCSIGVLLARDTKSLLIGESATPEMRRRALEIMLEVPGVEAITKMLTMHLGPDMIVVALKVRFPAGMTIAECERVIDDLEGRVRAGIPQMKRIFVEPDGDYEGDEPM, from the coding sequence ATGTCTGGACACGGTGACTCCAAGAAGGCGGTCGTTGCGGCGATGGCGGCCAACGCCGCGATCGCAGTGGCCAAGTTCGTCGCCGCGTTCTTCTCCGGCAGCATCACCATGCTCGCCGAGGGTGTGCACTCGGTCGCCGACACCGCCAATCAGGGATTGCTGCTGGTCGGCATGGGACTCTCGGAGCGGCGAGATCCCGAGCGCTACCCGCTTGGACGGGCGAAGGAGCGGTATTTCTGGGCGTTCATCGTGGCATTGATGCTGTTCTTCCTCGGCGGTGTGTACGCCATCTACGAGGGGGTCCACAAACTTCGAGAGCCAGCCCACGCGCCGGGCTCACAGCTCATCCCCGTGGTGGTGCTCGCCATCTCTATCGTGCTCGAAGGAACCAGCTTCGTCGTTGCGTTCCGCGAGTTCAGGCAACAGAAGGGGGACAGGTCATTTCGCGACGCGCTGTTCGAGGCGCGCGACCCCACGATCCCCGTGGTCTTGCTGGAAGACACTGGCGCGCTGGTCGGTCTGTTCATCGCGCTCGTCTCGGTGATCCTGACCTGGGTGACCGGCAGCAGCATTGCAGACTCGGTCGGGTCCATCGTCATCGGTGCGCTCTTGTGTAGCATCGGTGTGCTGCTGGCGCGGGACACGAAGAGCCTCTTGATCGGCGAGTCGGCCACGCCGGAGATGCGGCGCCGCGCCCTCGAAATCATGCTGGAGGTCCCCGGCGTCGAGGCCATCACCAAGATGCTGACGATGCACCTCGGGCCGGACATGATCGTCGTGGCGCTGAAGGTGCGCTTCCCAGCTGGCATGACCATCGCCGAGTGCGAACGAGTCATCGACGACCTCGAGGGCCGGGTGCGCGCCGGGATCCCGCAGATGAAACGCATCTTCGTGGAGCCGGACGGCGACTACGAGGGCGACGAGCCCATGTAG
- a CDS encoding acetyl-CoA carboxylase carboxyltransferase subunit alpha has translation MLVRPVAPASFLLARAPCLCEASPPHGPRVRVRETGCRAGHTRARAAGARELRRALRSRARATRGQGRQAGREMFSQLDPMQKVQLSRHPNRPYTLDYIGRLVDDFVELSGDRRFADDASIVGGLGRYHGRSVVVVGHQKGRNTKENMVRNFGMPSPEGYRKATRLYELADRFGLPVLTFIDTPGAFPGIEGEERGQAEAIAHAIEVMAHIGVPVVTTVIGEGGSGGALALGIGNRVLILEFSYYSVISPEGCAAILWKDGTRAPQAASVLKITAPDLLELGAVDAIVDEPPGGAHQDHDDSARRLDRAMYEALVSLDGLSPDELRADRYQRFRRLGSFVA, from the coding sequence ATGCTGGTCAGACCTGTTGCCCCCGCTTCGTTCCTCTTGGCACGTGCCCCCTGCCTCTGCGAGGCTTCGCCGCCCCATGGCCCACGTGTTCGCGTTCGAGAGACCGGTTGTCGAGCTGGTCACACGCGTGCGCGAGCTGCGGGCGCTCGCGAGCTCCGACGAGCGCTGCGGTCCCGAGCTCGCGCGACTCGAGGACAAGGCCGCCAAGCTGGCCGCGAGATGTTCTCGCAGCTGGACCCGATGCAGAAGGTCCAGCTGTCTCGCCACCCGAACCGCCCCTACACCCTCGACTACATCGGCCGACTGGTCGACGACTTCGTCGAGCTCTCGGGCGATCGCCGCTTCGCCGACGACGCATCGATCGTGGGGGGCCTTGGCCGGTATCACGGTCGAAGTGTGGTGGTGGTCGGTCACCAGAAGGGTCGCAACACCAAAGAGAACATGGTGCGGAACTTCGGCATGCCGAGCCCGGAGGGTTATCGGAAGGCTACCCGACTGTACGAGCTGGCCGACCGGTTCGGGCTCCCGGTCCTGACCTTCATCGACACCCCCGGCGCGTTCCCGGGCATCGAGGGTGAGGAGCGGGGCCAGGCCGAAGCCATCGCCCACGCCATCGAGGTCATGGCGCACATCGGCGTGCCGGTCGTCACGACCGTGATCGGCGAGGGCGGCTCTGGAGGCGCGCTGGCTCTCGGGATCGGCAACCGTGTGCTGATCCTGGAGTTCAGTTACTACTCGGTGATTTCGCCCGAGGGCTGCGCCGCCATCTTGTGGAAGGACGGCACCCGCGCGCCCCAGGCGGCGTCCGTCCTGAAGATCACCGCGCCGGACCTGCTGGAGCTCGGAGCCGTGGACGCCATCGTCGACGAGCCACCGGGCGGCGCACATCAAGATCACGACGACTCCGCGCGCCGCTTGGACCGCGCCATGTACGAGGCGCTGGTATCCCTCGACGGCTTGTCTCCCGACGAGCTGCGGGCCGATCGGTACCAGCGGTTCCGGCGCCTGGGTTCGTTCGTCGCTTAG